A part of Solibacillus sp. FSL H8-0538 genomic DNA contains:
- a CDS encoding ABC transporter ATP-binding protein: MTTEQKALVEVVSLQKNFPVYGAFGKLGGVKQNVRAVKDVSLTLYEGETYGLVGESGSGKSTTGRALLGLTEASGGQVLYKGEDLTKLSKSEMRKFRKDLQMVFQDPFSSLNPRKKVGSILEEPLIIHGIGDSAERQAKVFHILETVGLQAEHYFRYPHEFSGGQRQRLGIARALILNPKVMICDEPVSALDVSIQSQILNILKALQKNMNLTMLFITHDISVVRYISHRIGIMYLGTIVEEALTDDLFAEPLHPYTKALFSAVPNAGLGERIVLKGEIPSPLNPPTGCVFHTRCPFATEQCKTDIPELREIKPQQKVACHLV, translated from the coding sequence ATGACGACAGAACAAAAGGCACTCGTTGAAGTCGTTTCATTGCAAAAAAACTTCCCCGTTTACGGTGCATTCGGCAAGCTTGGCGGCGTGAAGCAAAATGTGCGTGCCGTGAAAGATGTGTCGCTCACGCTATATGAAGGTGAAACATACGGACTAGTAGGCGAATCCGGCTCTGGTAAAAGTACGACTGGACGTGCGCTACTCGGTTTAACGGAGGCAAGTGGGGGACAGGTGCTTTATAAGGGGGAGGATTTAACGAAGCTTTCTAAAAGTGAAATGCGTAAGTTCCGCAAAGACCTGCAGATGGTGTTCCAGGATCCGTTTTCTTCACTGAATCCTCGTAAAAAAGTCGGTTCTATTTTAGAAGAACCACTTATCATTCACGGAATCGGGGACTCAGCGGAGCGCCAAGCGAAGGTGTTTCACATCTTAGAAACAGTCGGCTTGCAGGCGGAGCATTATTTCCGCTATCCGCATGAGTTTTCAGGTGGTCAGCGCCAGCGTTTAGGAATCGCGCGAGCACTCATCTTGAACCCGAAAGTGATGATTTGTGATGAGCCTGTTTCAGCACTTGACGTATCGATTCAATCGCAAATTTTAAATATTTTAAAGGCACTACAAAAGAATATGAACTTAACGATGCTCTTCATCACGCATGATATTAGCGTAGTTCGTTATATTTCACACCGTATTGGCATTATGTATTTGGGCACAATTGTGGAAGAGGCATTGACGGATGATTTATTTGCTGAGCCATTGCATCCATATACAAAGGCTCTATTTTCAGCCGTGCCAAATGCTGGGCTTGGCGAACGCATTGTGTTAAAGGGGGAGATTCCGTCACCACTGAATCCACCAACAGGCTGTGTATTCCATACCCGCTGTCCATTTGCAACAGAACAGTGTAAAACAGACATACCGGAATTGCGCGAAATTAAGCCGCAACAAAAAGTAGCCTGTCATTTAGTTTAA
- a CDS encoding ABC transporter ATP-binding protein encodes MTTTPLLQVKNLKTHFHTERGRVTAVNGLSFTVEKGEIIGIVGESGCGKSVMSQSIVRLLEHTDPVEYDGEVLFEGEDLLALPLKKLQKIRGNDISIIFQDPLTSLNPVYTIGNQISEVLRYHQKLSKKEARARTIDMLRLTGIPSPESRVDDYPHELSGGMQQRAMIAMALACRPKLLIADEPTTALDVTIQAQILDLMVELNKQLGMGVLFITHDLGVVADICTSVKVMYLGQIIEESPTTALFDKPLHPYTQGLIQSIPQLDLDRHAPLHVIEGTVPSLTNIPKGCNFSTRCPFATELCRAEKPPVVEVEPGRRVQCWLYDVEKGGFGA; translated from the coding sequence ATGACAACGACGCCTCTACTACAAGTGAAAAATTTAAAAACACATTTTCATACAGAGCGAGGACGTGTAACTGCTGTAAATGGCTTAAGTTTTACAGTGGAAAAGGGTGAAATCATCGGGATTGTTGGTGAATCGGGCTGCGGTAAAAGTGTTATGTCTCAGTCCATTGTACGCCTGCTTGAACATACGGACCCCGTTGAATATGACGGGGAAGTGCTGTTTGAGGGGGAAGATTTACTGGCATTACCATTAAAGAAGCTTCAAAAAATCCGCGGCAATGACATTTCAATCATTTTCCAAGATCCGCTTACTTCATTGAATCCGGTTTACACAATTGGCAACCAAATTAGTGAAGTTTTGCGTTATCACCAAAAATTATCGAAAAAAGAGGCTCGTGCACGGACAATTGACATGCTTCGGTTAACAGGAATTCCTTCGCCGGAAAGCCGTGTCGATGATTACCCGCATGAATTATCAGGCGGGATGCAGCAGCGCGCAATGATAGCGATGGCGCTTGCTTGTCGTCCGAAATTGCTCATTGCGGATGAGCCAACGACGGCGCTTGACGTAACGATTCAGGCGCAAATTTTAGATTTAATGGTGGAGTTAAATAAGCAGCTCGGCATGGGTGTGCTATTTATTACACATGATTTAGGCGTTGTTGCGGATATTTGTACGAGTGTGAAGGTCATGTACTTAGGGCAAATTATCGAAGAATCGCCAACTACAGCGTTATTTGACAAGCCACTGCATCCGTATACACAAGGGTTGATTCAGTCAATTCCGCAGTTAGATCTAGATCGTCATGCACCACTACATGTTATTGAGGGGACCGTTCCTTCATTAACAAATATTCCAAAGGGCTGTAATTTCTCGACGCGTTGTCCGTTTGCGACGGAGTTATGCCGTGCGGAAAAGCCTCCAGTTGTTGAAGTGGAGCCAGGGCGTCGCGTACAGTGCTGGCTATATGATGTAGAAAAAGGAGGTTTTGGCGCATGA
- a CDS encoding OsmC family protein — protein sequence MTTLQWKQGQNEISNGAGMQIIGSKAPDQAGLSPKELLEAALALCVSISMEKILERDEMNVDLNDLKIEVKASKAEGVTNRFTHFETTVEMPANMEEKYKKKLLVIVERACTIGNTITEGATIHVSEK from the coding sequence ATGACAACATTACAATGGAAGCAAGGACAAAATGAAATTTCAAATGGTGCAGGCATGCAAATAATCGGTAGTAAAGCACCTGATCAAGCAGGGCTATCACCGAAGGAATTATTAGAAGCAGCATTAGCTTTATGTGTATCGATTTCAATGGAAAAGATTTTAGAACGCGATGAAATGAACGTGGATTTAAATGATTTAAAAATCGAAGTGAAGGCTTCTAAAGCAGAGGGCGTAACAAATCGTTTCACACATTTTGAGACAACGGTTGAAATGCCAGCAAATATGGAAGAAAAGTATAAGAAAAAATTATTAGTCATTGTGGAGCGTGCTTGTACAATCGGGAATACCATTACAGAAGGCGCGACTATACACGTTTCAGAGAAATAA
- a CDS encoding ABC transporter permease, whose translation MVSVRDKETVAQLRKTFKAEQRKLNWQRFRKNYNLLIGGFIFLVLVLMAVIGPYVTSYDQYEMSIVDRLLAPSGAHLFGTDEFGRDVLTRIIFGARVSLFVGVTVALLSSLFGLIIGLYASYYKPLDHILMRVCDGLIAIPGILLAISLMAALGASSLNVIIALTIVFTPNIARVVRASALVIKEQTYIEAMHAQGASNSRIIWLHIMPNTLSPLLVQATFVFAEAIISEAALSFLGAGIPAPEPSWGNILQAGKLVIYKAWWMVVVPGVFIVLAVLSLNLLGDGLRDYLDPRTKNIPSRKRKKLKG comes from the coding sequence ATGGTTTCAGTACGAGATAAAGAAACAGTTGCCCAGCTACGTAAAACGTTTAAAGCGGAGCAGCGTAAGTTAAATTGGCAACGTTTCAGAAAAAATTACAATTTACTCATCGGCGGTTTCATTTTCCTTGTGCTTGTGTTGATGGCCGTAATCGGACCGTATGTAACGAGCTATGATCAGTATGAAATGTCGATTGTGGACCGTTTACTAGCACCAAGTGGAGCACATCTTTTTGGAACAGATGAGTTTGGCCGTGATGTATTGACGCGCATTATTTTCGGAGCTCGCGTATCGCTATTTGTCGGAGTAACAGTGGCATTATTGTCATCGTTGTTCGGATTAATTATCGGACTTTATGCGAGTTATTATAAACCGCTTGATCATATTTTAATGCGGGTTTGTGATGGGTTAATCGCAATTCCGGGGATTTTATTAGCGATTTCATTAATGGCAGCATTGGGTGCGTCATCGCTGAACGTAATTATTGCGTTAACGATTGTCTTTACTCCCAATATCGCTCGTGTCGTAAGGGCTTCAGCGCTTGTGATTAAAGAGCAAACGTATATTGAAGCGATGCATGCGCAAGGGGCGAGTAATTCACGCATTATTTGGTTGCACATTATGCCAAATACATTATCACCGCTACTTGTGCAGGCAACATTTGTCTTTGCCGAAGCGATTATTTCAGAGGCGGCGTTAAGCTTTTTAGGTGCAGGAATTCCAGCACCAGAGCCAAGTTGGGGCAATATTTTACAGGCCGGGAAGCTTGTGATTTATAAAGCATGGTGGATGGTTGTTGTGCCGGGGGTATTTATTGTATTAGCCGTGCTGAGCCTAAATCTTTTAGGGGACGGACTGCGAGATTATTTAGACCCGCGTACGAAAAACATTCCATCTAGGAAAAGAAAAAAACTAAAAGGCTAA